One window from the genome of Myxocyprinus asiaticus isolate MX2 ecotype Aquarium Trade chromosome 30, UBuf_Myxa_2, whole genome shotgun sequence encodes:
- the jazf1a gene encoding juxtaposed with another zinc finger protein 1a, translating to MTGVAAASFFSNVCRFGGCGLHFESLGELIVHIEDNHIDTDPRVLERQELQQPTYVALSYINRFMTEAARREQETQKKKVQPKIAISVIGGVSRNNTATPPRHSNGSLTPPVTPPITPSSSFRSSTPTGSECDEEEVEYEDSDSDESWTTESAISSESILSSMCMNGGDEKPFACPVPGCKKRYKNVNGIKYHAKNGHRTQIRVRKPFKCRCGKSYKTSQGLRHHTINFHPPL from the exons ATGACGGGCGTCGCGGCTGCCTCCTTCTTCTCCAACGTCTGCCGGTTTGGCGGATGCGGGTTGCACTTCGAGTCCCTGGGCGAGCTCATCGTGCACATCGAGGATAACCACATCG ATACAGATCCCAGGGTTCTGGAGAGGCAGGAACTACAGCAGCCCACATACGTTGCTCTGAGCTACATTAATAG aTTCATGACTGAAGCAGCACGCAGAGAGCAAGAAACTCAGAAGAAGAAGGTCCAACCCAAAATTGCTATATCAGTCATTGGAGGTGTATCACGTAACAATACGGCCACGCCTCCTCGCCATAGCAATGGCAGCCTAACCCCACCTGTTACTCCACCCATCACTCCATCATCCTCCTTTCGCAGCAGTACACCAACag GCAgtgagtgtgatgaggaggaagtGGAGTATGAGGACTCTGACAGCGATGAGTCCTGGACTACAGAAAGTGCCATCAGCTCAGAGTCCATCCTCAGCTCCATGTGCATGAATGGAGGCGATGAGAAACCCTTTGCATGTCCTGTTCCAGGCTGCAAGAAGAGATATAAG AATGTGAATGGTATAAAGTACCATGCTAAAAATGGGCACAGGACGCAGATCCGTGTGAGGAAGCCCTTCAAGTGTCGCTGTGGGAAAAGCTATAAAACCTCTCAAGGCCTTAGACATCACACCATCAACTTCCACCCACCTCTGTGA